The proteins below are encoded in one region of Equus caballus isolate H_3958 breed thoroughbred chromosome 16, TB-T2T, whole genome shotgun sequence:
- the GPR87 gene encoding G-protein coupled receptor 87 — protein MGLNLTLAKLPDHELHGQGSQAPSNTSEGPGKNTTVNNEFDTIVLPVLYLVIFVASILLNGLAVWIFFHIRNKTSFIFYLKNIVVADLIMTLTFPFRIVHDAGFGPWYFKFILCRYTSVLFYANMYTSIVFLGLISIDRYLKVVKPFGDSRMYSITFTKVLSICVWVIMAVLSLPNIILTNGQPTRENIHDCMKLKSPLGVRWHKAVIYVNSCLFVAVLVILIGCYIAISRYIHKSSRQFISQSSRKRKHNQSIRVVVAVFFTCFLPYHLCRIPFTFSDLERLLDESAHKILYYCKEMTLFLSACNVCLDPIIYFFMCRSFSRRLFKKSNIRTRSESIRSLQSVRRSEVRIYYDYTDV, from the coding sequence ATCATGAGCTGCACGGCCAAGGGAGTCAGGCTCCCAGCAACACGAGCGAGGGGCCCGGAAAGAACACCACCGTCAACAACGAATTCGACACCATCGTCCTGCCTGTGCTCTACCTCGTCATATTCGTGGCAAGCATCTTGCTGAATGGTCTAGCGGTCTGGATCTTCTTCCACATTAGGAACAAAACCAGCTtcatattttatctcaaaaacATAGTGGTTGCTGACCTCATCATGACGCTGACGTTTCCATTCCGAATAGTCCACGATGCGGGATTTGGACCTTGGTACTTCAAGTTTATCCTCTGCAGATACACTTCGGTTTTGTTTTACGCAAACATGTATACCTCCATTGTGTTCCTTGGGCTGATAAGCATTGATCGCTACCTGAAGGTGGTAAAGCCATTTGGGGATTCTCGCATGTACAGCATAACCTTTACGAAGGTTTTATCTATCTGTGTTTGGGTGATCATGGCCGTTCTCTCCTTGCCAAACATCATTCTAACAAATGGTCAACCAACTCGGGAAAATATCCACGACTGCATGAAACTTAAAAGTCCCTTGGGAGTCAGATGGCATAAGGCAGTCATTTATGTCAACAGCTGCCTGTTTGTGGCTGTGCTGGTGATACTGATCGGATGTTACATAGCCATATCCAGGTACATCCACAAATCCAGCAGGCAATTCATAAGCCAGTCAAGCCGAAAGcggaagcacaaccagagcatcCGAGTGGTCGTGGCTGTGTTTTTCACCTGCTTTCTACCGTATCATCTGTGCAGAATTCCTTTTACTTTTAGTGACTTGGAGAGACTTTTAGATGAATCTGCACACAAAATCCTGTATTACTGCAAAGAAATGACACTTTTCTTGTCTGCGTGCAATGTGTGCTTGGATCCCATAATTTACTTTTTCATGTGTAGGTCATTTTCCAGAAGGTTATTCAAGAAATCAAATATCAGAACCAGGAGCGAAAGCATCAGATCCTTGCAGAGCGTCAGAAGATCAGAAGTTCGCATATATTACGACTACACTGATGTGTAG